In the genome of Fulvivirga maritima, one region contains:
- a CDS encoding alpha/beta hydrolase, whose translation MLLMVMLNPSFGQLKDTNAQWSIGQGYELYSQVLKENRPIYVHLPEGYNEHIDKKYDVIYLLDGEQNFLTATSISSFLGRGGRGKPSEAPIVVAIPNTDRTRDLTPTSAISRRGAATLENSGRGESFIAFMEKELIPTVESTYRVTDRRVLIGHSFGGLLTVYTLLHHPDVFTDYLAIDPSFWWDDQKLMKEAEPLIEQLKGKNVNLYLARAGRNAHHDVARQKEDAKELQLDFKTMLEQKAPESLQWRYDNFEEESHGTIYFIGCFTGLKYLQEEK comes from the coding sequence ATGTTATTGATGGTAATGCTGAATCCTTCTTTTGGGCAATTGAAAGACACAAATGCTCAGTGGAGCATAGGCCAGGGCTATGAGTTATATTCTCAGGTTTTAAAAGAAAACAGGCCAATTTATGTGCATTTACCTGAGGGTTACAATGAGCATATTGACAAAAAATATGATGTAATATACCTCTTAGATGGCGAGCAAAACTTTTTAACGGCCACTAGTATCAGCTCTTTTTTAGGCAGAGGAGGTCGAGGTAAACCCAGTGAGGCTCCCATAGTAGTGGCTATACCTAACACAGACAGAACCCGAGATTTAACGCCAACCAGTGCCATTAGCAGGAGGGGAGCGGCAACATTGGAAAATAGTGGTAGAGGTGAGAGTTTTATTGCTTTTATGGAAAAAGAGCTCATTCCTACAGTAGAAAGTACTTACCGTGTCACTGACAGAAGAGTATTAATAGGCCATTCTTTTGGAGGGCTTTTAACAGTGTACACCTTGCTGCATCATCCTGATGTATTTACTGATTACCTGGCTATTGATCCTAGTTTTTGGTGGGATGATCAGAAGCTTATGAAAGAAGCAGAACCATTGATAGAGCAGCTAAAAGGAAAAAATGTGAACCTGTATCTGGCAAGAGCAGGTAGAAATGCTCATCATGATGTAGCCAGGCAAAAAGAAGATGCGAAAGAGTTACAATTGGATTTTAAGACCATGTTAGAACAAAAAGCTCCTGAAAGTTTACAATGGAGATATGATAACTTTGAGGAAGAGTCTCATGGTACTATTTACTTTATTGGTTGCTTTACAGGGTTAAAATATCTACAAGAAGAAAAGTAG
- a CDS encoding PepSY domain-containing protein, which translates to MIISVWRYSHLILAISSFVFIALASITGIILSFEPISEQASGYKIANSDDLSLGETVTTLKAAYLEVLELKVDHNGFVSASVIDNEGEMGDFYIDPFTGEKIGDLLEKSPFFEFTTSLHRSLFLKSTGRFIIGLTSFLLFLIAITGFILVLKRQQGIKKLFSRIIKENFFQYYHTYLGRLALIPIIIITITGTYLSMEKFSLLPEVSRPTYDIDYENLSEEPASEANEFPIFKNTSLSEVRSLQFPFSPGVEDYYTLQLKDKEVLVNQFTGEVLGEHVYPMVTVLSELSLLLHTGRGNVWWAIVLGLSSCSILFFIYSGFALTFKRKAAKIKNNLKKDDCKYIILIGSETGSTIPFAMQLHQQLLENGESSYITEMNRYESFPRMEKLIIITSTYGKGEAPANATKFMQKFKEQPPEQEFSYAVVGFGSLAYEDYCQYAIDVNDMLSQNEYASELMAIHTINNRSWEAYRQWARLLGNKTSLAIELPAKNPVELKPKKVRSFMVLSKTNAEDSIDDTFLIELERSSGKVKSGDLIGIYPPDEHERLYSMAIMEEGQILLSVKRHDLGVCSNYLNQLSPGDTLQGSLVKNKNFHFPSKRKPVIMIGTGTGIAPFLGMLAQNKNKVEAHLYWGARTPQSYQLYAENIQKCLDNNSLTRFLPAYSREGDRVYVQDLIEQDTELIARVLKNKGVIMICGSIAMQREVTNRLEQISMGENNKPLSYYQNKNQIRIDCY; encoded by the coding sequence ATGATAATTTCTGTATGGAGATATAGCCATCTTATTTTGGCTATATCTTCTTTTGTTTTTATCGCTTTAGCCTCCATAACGGGCATTATTCTATCATTTGAGCCTATCTCAGAGCAAGCTAGCGGCTACAAAATAGCGAACTCTGATGACTTAAGCCTGGGCGAAACAGTCACTACTTTAAAGGCCGCCTACCTAGAGGTGCTAGAGCTTAAAGTAGATCATAATGGCTTTGTATCAGCTTCTGTAATAGATAATGAAGGTGAAATGGGCGATTTTTATATTGATCCTTTTACAGGCGAAAAAATAGGCGATCTTTTGGAGAAATCTCCTTTTTTTGAGTTCACTACTTCGCTTCACAGGTCTCTGTTTCTAAAAAGTACAGGCCGGTTTATTATAGGGCTGACCTCTTTCTTGTTGTTTTTAATAGCCATTACCGGTTTTATTTTAGTGCTGAAAAGGCAGCAAGGCATCAAAAAACTCTTTTCCAGAATTATAAAAGAGAACTTCTTTCAATACTATCATACCTACCTGGGCAGGCTGGCGCTAATTCCCATTATCATTATCACTATTACGGGCACTTATCTATCTATGGAGAAATTTTCTCTACTGCCAGAAGTGTCCAGACCTACCTATGATATTGATTATGAAAATTTAAGTGAAGAGCCCGCATCAGAAGCCAATGAGTTTCCAATATTCAAAAATACATCCCTATCAGAAGTGAGAAGTCTTCAGTTCCCGTTTTCACCAGGCGTAGAAGATTATTATACGCTGCAGCTAAAAGATAAGGAAGTGCTGGTAAATCAGTTTACAGGTGAGGTATTAGGAGAGCACGTTTACCCTATGGTTACTGTGCTTTCGGAGCTGAGTCTGCTGTTACACACAGGTCGTGGTAACGTGTGGTGGGCGATAGTGCTAGGGCTATCTTCTTGCAGTATACTCTTTTTTATATACTCAGGCTTTGCACTTACTTTTAAACGTAAGGCTGCCAAAATAAAGAACAATCTTAAGAAAGACGATTGTAAATATATTATCCTCATAGGATCAGAAACAGGTTCTACCATTCCTTTTGCTATGCAACTCCATCAGCAGCTTTTAGAAAATGGTGAGTCTAGCTACATCACAGAGATGAACCGTTATGAAAGCTTTCCACGCATGGAGAAACTAATCATAATCACTTCTACTTATGGCAAGGGAGAGGCTCCGGCTAATGCTACCAAGTTTATGCAGAAGTTTAAAGAGCAGCCACCTGAGCAAGAATTTAGCTATGCTGTGGTGGGCTTTGGATCGCTTGCTTATGAAGATTACTGTCAATATGCCATTGATGTAAATGACATGCTGAGTCAAAATGAATACGCTAGTGAGCTGATGGCTATCCATACAATTAATAACCGGTCTTGGGAGGCATACAGACAGTGGGCCAGGTTGTTAGGAAATAAAACCTCATTAGCCATAGAGCTGCCTGCTAAAAATCCGGTAGAGCTGAAGCCGAAAAAGGTAAGATCATTCATGGTATTGAGCAAAACCAATGCTGAAGACAGCATTGATGATACTTTTCTTATTGAGCTGGAAAGGAGTTCTGGAAAAGTAAAATCAGGAGATCTTATAGGCATTTACCCCCCCGATGAGCATGAGAGATTGTATTCTATGGCCATTATGGAAGAAGGCCAGATTTTGCTCAGCGTAAAAAGACATGACTTAGGCGTTTGCTCTAATTATCTTAATCAACTTTCACCCGGAGACACTTTGCAAGGTAGCTTGGTGAAGAACAAAAATTTCCATTTTCCTTCTAAAAGAAAGCCGGTTATAATGATAGGCACAGGAACTGGTATAGCGCCTTTTTTAGGTATGCTGGCTCAGAATAAGAATAAGGTAGAAGCTCACCTGTATTGGGGAGCAAGAACACCCCAATCTTATCAGCTATATGCTGAGAATATTCAAAAATGCCTTGATAATAATTCGTTGACCAGGTTTTTGCCTGCTTATTCTAGGGAGGGAGATCGGGTATATGTGCAGGATCTCATAGAGCAGGATACCGAGCTCATAGCTCGGGTGCTAAAAAATAAAGGGGTGATCATGATCTGTGGTTCTATAGCTATGCAAAGAGAGGTGACCAATCGGTTGGAGCAAATTAGTATGGGCGAAAACAATAAGCCTTTAAGTTATTATCAAAACAAAAATCAAATAAGAATTGACTGCTATTAA
- a CDS encoding DUF2271 domain-containing protein, translated as MRNTGKILVLLLVTVALVSWSSVATKDSYKCMVQLVNYEGEAAYVAVSLINPNGEYEETLHVMGKDERWYPDLTSWWPFFEKNKEIDGTSGASIAGGERRIFVLNIDNDKLDAGYKIRFETSVEEQKYYEQDAEILLTSENVKGKFEGKGYIRYIRMIPG; from the coding sequence ATGAGAAATACAGGAAAGATATTGGTTTTACTATTGGTCACAGTAGCATTAGTTAGTTGGTCATCAGTAGCTACTAAAGACTCTTATAAGTGCATGGTTCAGCTGGTAAATTATGAAGGTGAAGCCGCTTATGTAGCGGTGTCTTTAATTAATCCTAACGGCGAATATGAAGAAACGCTGCATGTAATGGGGAAAGATGAGCGTTGGTACCCTGACCTTACCTCTTGGTGGCCTTTTTTTGAAAAGAATAAAGAAATAGATGGTACAAGTGGAGCAAGCATAGCCGGAGGAGAAAGAAGAATATTTGTACTGAATATTGATAACGATAAGCTGGATGCTGGTTATAAAATACGTTTCGAAACATCAGTAGAAGAACAAAAATATTATGAGCAAGATGCCGAAATACTTTTAACTTCTGAAAATGTAAAAGGCAAATTTGAGGGCAAGGGATATATCCGTTATATCAGGATGATTCCAGGTTAA
- a CDS encoding ankyrin repeat domain-containing protein, translating into MKINFYTFFIALVMLPFIAGAQDKNVFLDRSYWASKPSVEEVKQKIAEGNDPAAFNGAKFNGIMFAILNRVPTETIKFLLTKTDNINEATHDGRNYLHWAAMGGNLEVVKYLIEKGVKTDMQDDHGYTVLAFAATTGQTNPEIYDQLLANGSKVTETNHNGATALLLLVPHLSDFTMVDYFTSKGLDLYAKDKEGSGVFFYTAKTGNTKMMDLLIEKGVDYKGKNNEGANAMIAASQGTRRGTNDLSVFKYLEEKGVQPNVATKEGVTPLHLTAARSKDPEVINYFISKGVDVNAKGAQGNTPLMNAAAGNDLAIVKLLVEKSKDINSANKAGETALTKAVAGNSPEVVKYLIDKGAKVKVKDVAGNNVGYYLISSFRTRGGFMQKGDPIAEKYEILKKKGFNPKAEQAKGNTLYHLAVEKNNLSLIQKVEAMGVDINKANDEGTTPLQIAAMKATDTSILKYLVENGADKRVVTDFEETVHDLASENEILAENKADIEFLK; encoded by the coding sequence ATGAAAATCAATTTTTATACATTTTTCATAGCCCTTGTAATGCTTCCCTTTATAGCTGGTGCTCAGGATAAGAACGTTTTTCTTGATCGTAGTTATTGGGCTTCCAAACCTTCTGTAGAAGAGGTGAAGCAGAAAATAGCTGAAGGCAATGACCCTGCTGCGTTTAATGGAGCTAAGTTTAACGGTATCATGTTCGCTATACTTAACAGAGTACCAACAGAGACCATTAAGTTTTTATTAACCAAAACTGACAATATTAACGAAGCTACTCATGATGGTAGAAATTACCTGCACTGGGCGGCTATGGGCGGTAACCTTGAAGTAGTAAAATACCTGATAGAAAAAGGTGTGAAAACTGATATGCAGGATGATCATGGTTATACCGTGTTGGCTTTTGCTGCCACCACCGGGCAAACTAATCCTGAGATCTATGATCAGTTGCTGGCAAATGGTTCTAAGGTTACAGAAACTAACCATAATGGAGCTACGGCTTTACTGCTACTGGTACCTCACCTTTCTGATTTTACCATGGTAGATTATTTCACTTCTAAAGGGTTAGATCTGTATGCAAAAGATAAAGAAGGAAGTGGTGTTTTCTTTTACACAGCTAAAACAGGAAACACCAAAATGATGGATCTGCTTATAGAAAAGGGAGTCGATTATAAAGGAAAAAATAACGAAGGAGCCAATGCAATGATTGCCGCTAGCCAGGGTACCAGAAGAGGAACTAATGACCTATCTGTTTTTAAATACCTGGAAGAAAAAGGCGTTCAGCCAAATGTTGCTACTAAAGAGGGAGTTACGCCATTGCATCTAACTGCGGCAAGATCTAAAGATCCCGAAGTGATAAACTATTTCATAAGTAAAGGGGTAGATGTAAATGCTAAAGGTGCTCAAGGAAATACTCCGCTAATGAATGCCGCTGCAGGTAATGATTTAGCAATAGTGAAGTTATTAGTGGAGAAATCAAAAGACATTAATTCAGCTAATAAGGCTGGTGAAACTGCTCTAACTAAAGCTGTAGCAGGTAACTCACCTGAGGTTGTAAAATATTTAATAGATAAGGGTGCTAAAGTAAAAGTGAAAGATGTTGCGGGTAACAATGTAGGCTATTACTTAATCAGCTCTTTTAGAACCAGAGGCGGATTTATGCAAAAAGGAGATCCTATTGCTGAGAAGTATGAAATCCTTAAAAAGAAAGGATTTAACCCTAAAGCGGAGCAGGCTAAGGGTAACACTTTATATCACTTGGCTGTAGAAAAGAACAATCTTTCATTAATCCAAAAAGTAGAAGCTATGGGCGTGGATATTAATAAGGCTAATGATGAAGGCACTACACCTTTACAAATAGCAGCCATGAAAGCTACTGATACTAGTATTTTAAAGTATCTCGTGGAAAATGGCGCAGATAAAAGGGTAGTAACGGACTTTGAGGAGACTGTTCATGATTTAGCTTCAGAAAATGAGATTTTAGCTGAGAATAAGGCAGATATTGAATTTTTAAAATAA
- a CDS encoding DUF4374 domain-containing protein gives MTNFYKKLFSYGLMGALLISSFGCSDDDSDSVDPVDSDQDYTFFISASSEDSEYIVTADDLESGEVSIVGNGTELAMTGYNWIFNDAPSVAVGLVYAQGDPGIGLGYRYNDNGELENIGQFQISSRFTSYGFFENYAITSVGGQTLVDDEGNTLLDDDGNPRQDGSVFNFIDVNTMSMETKSIPTYDVFHEGQQATFSGIVDRGNGTFLSGAVVSSPRDPDATGGSSTGEVVYPNECWVAVLDEDLNIVKTYHDDRLSYSSGRFRSQYYSQIAKDDDDNVYVFSGSYEEGTTQPAGALRINNGADDFDADYYFNIEALTDGYKFRRVWHITEDYFLLEIYNDVVPTSRGAASQYGIVKMEDQTFNWVGGDFPAYDQIDATGLPMAHDGKMYFPVTVDSEYPVVYVIDPATASATAGITVQATGVRSVGTLRR, from the coding sequence ATGACTAACTTTTATAAAAAGCTATTTTCATATGGATTAATGGGGGCTCTATTAATCTCATCATTTGGATGTAGTGATGATGATTCAGATTCTGTTGATCCCGTAGACAGTGATCAGGATTATACTTTTTTCATTTCAGCGTCAAGTGAAGATTCAGAATATATTGTAACTGCAGATGACCTTGAATCTGGTGAGGTTTCTATTGTGGGTAACGGTACTGAGCTGGCTATGACAGGTTATAACTGGATTTTCAATGATGCCCCATCAGTAGCTGTAGGGCTTGTTTACGCACAAGGAGATCCTGGTATCGGTCTTGGGTATAGATATAACGACAATGGTGAGCTGGAAAACATTGGGCAGTTTCAGATTTCTTCTCGCTTTACTTCATATGGCTTTTTCGAAAACTATGCCATCACTTCAGTAGGAGGTCAGACTTTAGTAGATGATGAAGGAAACACTTTATTAGATGATGACGGTAACCCAAGACAAGACGGATCTGTGTTTAACTTCATAGATGTAAATACTATGAGTATGGAGACTAAGAGTATACCTACTTATGATGTTTTTCATGAAGGTCAACAAGCTACTTTCTCAGGTATTGTAGATCGTGGTAACGGAACTTTCCTTTCAGGTGCAGTGGTATCTTCACCTAGAGATCCTGATGCTACTGGTGGTAGTAGCACTGGTGAAGTAGTGTATCCTAATGAATGTTGGGTGGCTGTTTTGGATGAAGATCTGAATATTGTTAAAACATATCATGATGATAGATTGAGCTATTCTTCAGGCAGATTCAGATCTCAATACTATTCTCAAATAGCCAAAGATGATGATGATAATGTTTATGTGTTCTCTGGTTCATATGAAGAAGGTACTACTCAGCCTGCCGGAGCGTTAAGAATTAATAATGGAGCGGATGATTTTGATGCTGATTATTACTTCAATATTGAAGCACTTACTGATGGCTATAAATTCAGAAGAGTATGGCACATTACTGAAGATTACTTCCTGTTAGAAATCTATAATGATGTGGTGCCTACCTCAAGAGGAGCGGCTTCTCAATACGGAATTGTAAAAATGGAAGACCAAACCTTTAACTGGGTAGGTGGTGATTTCCCTGCTTATGATCAGATCGATGCTACTGGTTTACCTATGGCGCATGATGGTAAAATGTACTTCCCTGTAACAGTAGATTCCGAGTATCCTGTAGTTTATGTAATTGATCCGGCCACGGCTTCAGCTACAGCTGGTATTACAGTACAAGCTACTGGTGTAAGATCAGTAGGTACCTTAAGAAGATAA
- a CDS encoding TonB-dependent receptor, protein MKTVLLSTLLALLSIFPSFGQEKATISGVVKSSEGEIIPDAYLFIDKTNFNAISDAKGNYELKVPAGKYLLACTVLGFEREIAQVEVEAGTTLVYDFTLTEKDQVLDEVEITGKSIIQEVKESPYNVVAIDTKKLENSSKDLSQALERSSGVRIRRSGGQGSRTSVMLNGFTGRHVKIFMDGLPMQSYGSAFQINNIPVNLAERIEVYKGVVPIELGADALGGAINIITKKTANTYLDASYSYGSFNTHKTNINFGSTSKSGFTFNVNAFQNYSDNNYDVKTQLLEFTENAYGSYSSRYSNEEQWFERFHDTYHNETVIAKVGFVKKPWTDRFLIGATLAQEEADIQNANIMQIAYGGRATESHSVIPSLEYYKSDLFIKNLSLSVSANYSRVKQTNIDTMARQYNWAGDYRPKGSRGEGDYSMGEFRNNTGMFTANLKYKIGEKQQIVVNNLWSTFERKNSDPVANDQNSSDADFMKRSNTKNVLGISYDYQLTDKWNASLFGKNYHVVTTGPMDTTTVGTTPYYEQQTRRYSVNGFGLVTNYRLKSDLLLKMSFERSVRLPTSTELFGDEVLETGTTDLEAENSRNVNFNVTYTPSWGVAQKNALYIDAGFIYRDTEDYIRRDVSQSDGLASYVNHGKVQNVGVDLEARYFYKRSFAVGGTFTYQNMRDKVEDDQNGRPSLHYNDRMRNVPYLFGNGDVSYMKNNLFGKGDKLTVTYFLNYVHAFFRDWPSLGSEKIEIPEQLSHDLSVNYSMKRGKYNITLEANNFTDTILYDNYSLQKPGRSFSVKLRYFFSKSRS, encoded by the coding sequence GTGAAAACAGTTTTACTCAGTACTCTTCTTGCCTTATTAAGCATTTTTCCTTCTTTCGGTCAGGAGAAAGCTACTATTAGTGGAGTGGTTAAATCTTCAGAAGGAGAGATAATTCCTGATGCTTACCTATTTATAGACAAGACTAATTTTAATGCTATAAGCGATGCTAAAGGTAATTATGAGCTGAAAGTGCCGGCAGGTAAGTACCTCTTGGCATGTACTGTTTTAGGTTTTGAAAGAGAGATTGCTCAGGTAGAAGTGGAGGCAGGAACTACATTAGTTTATGACTTTACCCTTACGGAGAAAGATCAGGTTTTAGATGAGGTGGAAATCACCGGTAAATCTATTATTCAGGAGGTGAAGGAATCTCCCTATAACGTAGTGGCCATAGATACCAAAAAGCTGGAAAACAGTTCTAAAGACCTTTCGCAGGCCTTAGAGAGATCTTCTGGGGTGAGAATCAGAAGATCTGGAGGGCAAGGTTCCAGAACGTCTGTAATGCTTAATGGCTTTACCGGCAGGCACGTAAAAATATTCATGGATGGCTTGCCTATGCAGTCTTATGGTTCGGCTTTTCAGATTAATAACATACCCGTAAACCTGGCAGAGAGAATTGAAGTGTATAAGGGTGTAGTGCCTATAGAACTTGGTGCTGATGCTCTGGGTGGTGCTATTAACATTATTACTAAAAAAACAGCTAATACCTATTTAGATGCTTCTTATTCTTATGGTTCTTTCAATACTCATAAGACTAATATAAACTTTGGTTCTACCTCTAAATCTGGCTTTACTTTTAATGTAAATGCTTTTCAGAACTACTCAGATAATAATTATGATGTAAAAACCCAATTGCTGGAGTTTACCGAAAATGCTTATGGCTCATATTCTAGTAGGTATTCTAATGAAGAGCAGTGGTTTGAAAGGTTTCATGATACCTACCATAATGAGACAGTGATTGCTAAAGTTGGTTTTGTGAAGAAGCCCTGGACCGATAGATTTTTAATCGGCGCCACCCTTGCTCAGGAAGAAGCGGACATACAAAATGCCAATATTATGCAGATAGCATACGGAGGCAGAGCCACTGAGTCGCATTCGGTAATTCCTTCTCTGGAATATTATAAGAGTGATCTCTTTATAAAGAATTTATCCCTTTCGGTGTCAGCTAATTATAGTAGAGTAAAGCAGACCAATATAGATACAATGGCTCGCCAGTATAACTGGGCAGGAGATTACAGGCCTAAAGGATCGAGAGGTGAGGGTGACTATTCTATGGGTGAGTTCAGAAACAATACTGGCATGTTTACGGCCAATCTAAAATATAAAATAGGAGAGAAGCAACAGATAGTAGTTAACAACCTGTGGAGTACTTTCGAAAGGAAAAACTCTGACCCAGTGGCCAATGACCAGAATAGTTCTGATGCTGATTTTATGAAAAGGTCTAACACTAAAAATGTGCTGGGCATTTCCTACGATTATCAACTTACTGACAAATGGAATGCCTCGCTCTTTGGGAAAAATTATCATGTAGTAACCACCGGGCCTATGGATACTACAACTGTAGGTACCACCCCATACTACGAGCAGCAAACCAGAAGGTATTCTGTAAATGGTTTTGGCCTAGTTACTAATTACCGTTTAAAGAGTGATTTGCTGCTAAAAATGTCTTTTGAAAGATCTGTTCGTCTACCTACCTCTACCGAGCTTTTTGGCGATGAAGTATTGGAGACCGGTACCACTGATCTGGAGGCAGAAAACAGCCGTAATGTTAATTTTAATGTCACTTATACCCCTTCATGGGGAGTGGCTCAAAAGAATGCGCTATACATAGATGCAGGCTTTATTTATAGAGATACAGAAGATTACATCAGAAGAGATGTAAGTCAGAGTGACGGTTTGGCATCATATGTAAACCACGGTAAGGTGCAGAATGTAGGCGTCGATCTGGAAGCAAGATATTTCTATAAGAGATCATTTGCCGTAGGCGGTACTTTCACTTACCAGAATATGAGAGATAAGGTAGAAGATGATCAGAACGGACGTCCTTCTCTGCACTATAATGACCGCATGAGAAATGTACCTTACCTATTCGGAAACGGAGATGTGAGCTATATGAAAAATAACCTTTTTGGTAAAGGAGATAAGCTTACCGTAACCTACTTCCTAAATTATGTTCATGCCTTCTTCAGAGACTGGCCAAGTTTAGGTAGTGAAAAAATCGAAATCCCGGAGCAGCTTTCGCATGATCTGAGTGTAAACTACTCCATGAAGCGCGGTAAGTATAATATCACCTTAGAAGCCAACAATTTCACAGATACTATTCTGTATGATAACTATAGCCTGCAAAAGCCGGGCAGAAGCTTCTCTGTAAAACTCAGGTACTTCTTCTCTAAGAGTAGATCATAA
- a CDS encoding helix-turn-helix transcriptional regulator, with product MRVKSYLKNEQLNLFDVDLDSLKTRGKLYTQDLHFKEKGLTINSQLAYSDQLCLINTSFYDHKDIEDVFSIEGEYIRIACITRGSNPQITDLSATSTVDSYPGFLSLVYGKNSRLSISMPKSSQTHYITMLISTQYLEDRFANENWPKRSGFFKAITSRNKSEGEVNFKVIFPLHQILLDMVSKSWKIEERLDFLELKIREFLLTLYCYEQENQVAYSDLNPEVLEKIKKAHYYLETNFRKTPTIKEISRHVLLNELQLKQNFKNVYGTTIRSFIIDLKMKEALHLLKNHKTNEIASILGYKSLSHFITSFKKYYGSSPKQISKRQLNM from the coding sequence ATGCGAGTAAAATCTTACCTAAAGAATGAGCAGTTGAACCTTTTTGATGTGGATCTGGATTCGCTAAAGACCAGAGGTAAATTATACACTCAGGATTTACACTTTAAAGAAAAAGGGCTAACCATTAACAGTCAGCTTGCCTACAGTGATCAGCTATGTCTTATAAACACCAGCTTTTATGATCACAAAGACATAGAAGATGTTTTCAGCATAGAAGGGGAATATATAAGAATAGCCTGTATTACTAGAGGCAGCAACCCTCAGATTACTGACCTGTCAGCCACCAGCACGGTAGACTCCTACCCAGGCTTTCTTTCGCTGGTATATGGTAAAAATTCGCGCTTAAGCATTTCTATGCCCAAAAGTAGCCAGACGCATTATATAACTATGCTTATCTCTACCCAATACCTTGAGGACCGGTTTGCTAATGAAAACTGGCCTAAAAGAAGTGGATTTTTTAAAGCGATAACCAGTCGGAACAAATCAGAAGGAGAAGTTAATTTCAAAGTGATATTTCCGCTGCATCAAATTCTGTTAGACATGGTAAGCAAGTCCTGGAAAATAGAAGAGCGGCTCGATTTTCTGGAATTAAAAATCAGGGAATTTTTACTTACACTATATTGCTATGAGCAGGAAAATCAGGTAGCCTATAGTGATTTAAATCCGGAGGTACTGGAAAAAATTAAAAAGGCCCACTACTATCTTGAAACTAATTTTAGAAAAACACCTACCATTAAAGAGATCTCAAGACATGTGCTTTTAAATGAGTTGCAACTCAAACAAAACTTCAAAAATGTATATGGCACTACCATTAGGAGTTTTATTATAGATCTAAAAATGAAAGAAGCTCTTCACCTACTTAAAAACCACAAAACCAACGAAATAGCTTCTATACTAGGCTATAAAAGCCTATCTCATTTCATTACTTCATTTAAAAAATATTACGGCTCCTCCCCCAAGCAAATTTCAAAGCGGCAATTGAATATGTGA
- a CDS encoding DUF4468 domain-containing protein yields MKAVITTVFLLLTIQANSQSFGLSSDTNLLTYEEVIKVDGMSSEELFNKVKEWTIETFNNAEKVIVGENKPSLIKARFIQAYFNGLGKNADYYNTLTVRVKDGAVKITIDQMVMSSGYGVEQTIFKKDGSKRKGQIYQKIHDDIESKCRDLVKNLANYMNKDPEW; encoded by the coding sequence ATGAAGGCAGTAATAACTACAGTGTTTTTATTATTAACTATTCAAGCTAATTCACAATCCTTTGGATTGAGTTCGGATACAAACCTACTAACTTATGAAGAGGTTATTAAAGTTGATGGGATGTCATCAGAAGAACTATTTAATAAAGTGAAAGAATGGACGATAGAAACCTTCAATAATGCCGAAAAGGTAATTGTAGGTGAAAATAAGCCTTCATTAATCAAAGCAAGATTTATTCAAGCCTATTTTAATGGGCTTGGAAAAAACGCCGATTATTATAATACCTTGACTGTAAGGGTCAAAGATGGAGCAGTAAAAATCACCATTGACCAAATGGTTATGTCCAGTGGATATGGCGTTGAACAAACGATTTTTAAGAAAGATGGCTCCAAAAGAAAAGGCCAAATATATCAAAAAATTCATGATGACATTGAGTCTAAATGCCGCGACCTAGTTAAAAATCTTGCCAACTATATGAACAAAGATCCAGAATGGTAA
- a CDS encoding HigA family addiction module antitoxin, with product MLKNNIHPGEILKYEFLDPMNLSSYKLSKELGIQQTRISQIIKGKRSVTADTAIRLSKFFGTTEEFWMNLQCEYDLRNAHSEKDNEFNKIQKFEIDQA from the coding sequence ATGCTGAAAAATAATATACATCCTGGCGAAATTTTAAAATATGAATTCTTAGATCCGATGAATTTGTCAAGTTATAAATTGTCAAAAGAGCTTGGAATCCAACAAACTCGGATCAGTCAAATAATTAAGGGGAAAAGGTCTGTCACGGCTGACACTGCCATTCGGCTGTCTAAATTTTTTGGTACCACCGAAGAGTTTTGGATGAATCTACAGTGTGAATATGATTTAAGAAATGCTCACTCTGAAAAGGATAATGAATTTAACAAAATTCAAAAATTCGAAATAGATCAAGCCTAA